DNA from Kitasatospora herbaricolor:
AGCCCGTCCCCGTCCGTGAGCCCGTCCCCGCGAACCGCCCCGACCACCCCTCCTGCCCCCAGGGCCGGGGCGGGCGAGCCGTTCGCCCCCGCGCGTGCGGAGCGACCGCCGCTGCCACCCGTCCCCGCGCCGTACCGACTCCCCTTCCACTACGGCGCGCTGCACATCGTCGGGCTGGACTACCTGGTGGCCCCGGGGCCGGTCCGCGACCTGCTCGCCGAGCACCATCCGGACCTGGCCGCGGCCGACTTCGACGGCCGGGCCTGCGTCTCCCTCAACTACCAGCTGTACTTCGCCCAGTACCCGACCGGCGGCGGGATCACCCAGGAGGTGGAGGTCAACATCGTCGCCCACCCGGCGGCCGCGGCCGGCCGGCCGGCCGCGATCGGGTACGGGGAGTACGCGCGCGGGGTCGACCAGACCAAACTGCTCGGCATCGCCCGGATCCACGTCCTGTGCGACAACGCGCTCGCCATCGACGCCGGCCGCCGGCTGTACGCCGAACCCAAGTACCCGGGCCGCTTCGAGAGCGTCATGCCCTCGCCCAACGGCCCCGCCGGCGGAACGGCCTGGTCGGTGGTCGCCCGGCAGGCGGCGCTCGGCGGGGACGGCACCGTCGGCCCGGCCGGCCGGGCACTCTTCTCCTTCTCGGCCGATCTGGCCGGCCTCACCCCGGAGCCGGTCCACAGCGCGCCCGTCACCGGGTACGGCACCGACCCGGTGGCGGGTCTGCTCGCCGGGCCGATGAACGTCCACCAGCCCTACCAATACCACGAGTTGGACGACTCCACCGCGAGCCGGGTCACGCTTGCGGTCGCGGACCGCGCCGGCGGCGTCGGACGGGACCTGGCCACCCTGGTCGGCGACGCCCCGGCGGCGGGGGTCTGGACGTACCAGTCGGCGCCGGTGGCCGCCCACCACCGGGCGTACTACGTCCCGTCGAAGGCCTGAGCCCGGCCCGACCCACCCGCCTCGGGCCACCGGGGCCCGCCGGGCCGCCCGGCGGCGCGCCCGCCGCGCGGGTCCGGTCCGAGCAAGGAGATGACGGATGGTCCGGCAGGAACCGACCGCCGTACGCCCGGCCGCCGTACGCCGCGCCGTTGTTCCGGTCGGGGGGCGGGCCGCCGGGGGAACGGGCCGGCGTCCGTCGTGACCGGGCCGGGCGTACGCTGCCACGACCTCGGCCTCCTGGAGGACCGGCCGAGCCGGTCGGACGGGTCGGCGCTCCCGGCCCGGGGCGGAGCGTCGGCGGCCCCGCCGCAGGGGCCGGCGGCGACGGCGGCCAAGGCCGTCGCCTGCCTGGCGCTGGTGCTGGCGGTGCCACTGACCGGCGGCGCCGGCCGGCAGCCCGCCGGGCCGCCGGCCGGGCCCGGGCCGGCCCATCGCGCGGCCGGCCCGTACACCGACCCTGCGGGCCCGGCGGCGGGCGGTGACAGCGGTGATCCGGCCGGGCGGGCGGGCTCGGTCGAACTGCCGCTCGCCGTCCGGGCCGCCGCGCTCCCGTACCAGGGTCTGGGGATGCTGGTCGCGCAGCGCTCGGGCCTGCGACTGGGGTCCGGCCCGGTGCAGGAGCGTCCCTCGACCCGGGCCGGTGCCGGGGACGCCACCGGGGACTCCCAGCAGTGGATCCTCCGGCCCGTTCCGGGTGGGGAGCTGGTGGTGCAGGCCCTGTCGTCGAGCGGCTCCCACGATCCCGGCGCGCTCACGGTGCTGGTGGACGGCACGGTCGGGCTCCGGGCCGACCGCTCGCCGGCCGGCCAGGAGGAGGCCTCCCAATTGTGGAGATTCGTCGATCATTCGGTGGCCGCGTTCCGCGCCGACCCGGTCACCGGCATGCTGGCGACTGCCTTCAGGATCCGTGCGCACCAGGGCGGTTGCCTGCTCGACGGGGGCACCGGCCGGGCTCCCGCGCTGGGGCCGTGCGAGGATCCGCGGGCCTGGTGGACCGCCCTGGGGTTCTACGGCGGAACCCGGTGGGGACTTCGGTAGTTGCTACGGATACCCGGGCAGCTGGTGCACCCCCCGGGGCGGCGGTGCGCCGTCCTGACGGGGCACCGAAAGGGACGGGCGCGGGGCACCGGGTCGTCCTGCGGTCGTGGCCGGCCTGCCTTGCCCGGTGGGTCGGGCCGGTGCTGGGACGGGCACGGAAGAGGTGTTCGGGGGTGTACTCCGGGCGGGGCGGGGCAGACGCGTCTGAAGGCTCCGGGCCGATTTCCCGGGTGTTCCGACGGTCCACTCCACGGGGCCGGGCGGGCGGGCCGCGCCGGCGGCCCGCCCGCCGTGCCTACCCGGTGTCCGCGAACCGCACTGTTCCGCCTGTTCGATTGAGGAGTTTTGCAGCATGTACGGGGATGACATGTACGGGAACGGCTCTGGACTGGTGTACCGCTGCGTCGACCGGCACGTCGAGGCCGGCCTCGGCGACCGGGTCGCGATCCACTTCGAGGGCGGCCCCGGCGGCGGCCGCTCGCTCAGCTACGGCCGCCTCCAGCAGGAGGTCGCCCGCGCCGCCGAGGCGCTGGCGGAGCGGGGCACCGCCGCGGGCGACCAGGTGGCGGTGCGGGCCGCGGCCACTCCCGAGACGGTCGTCGCGGTACTCGCCTGCGCCCGGCTCGGCGCCGTACCAGTACCGGCCGCGCCCCCCGCAGCCGGCTCCGCCGAGCCGGCTGCGGGGGGCGCGGCCGGTGACGCGCTGGCCGTCCGCAGACGCGAGCGGGCGGGGCGGACCGGCGGCGCCGACGCGGGCTGCGGCTGCGCCCGGCCGGCGGAGGCCGGGGCCGGCGCGGAGGAGCCCGTCCCGGGCGGCAGTTGCGCCGGCGCCTCGCCGGGCCGGCCACCGAGGGCCGGTCAACCACGATGCTGCGGGCCCGAGTCGGGCCGCACCGCCCGGGTCCACCAAGCCGCCGCCGCCCGCCGCCGTTCCGGCGCCGCCACACCCGCCCGGCACCTCGTCCCCGAGCCCGAACCGGACGTCGACGTCTACTGGAGCCGGTTCACCGAGGGCTGGGGGAGCGGCCTGCCGGAGGGCGTCCACGGTCCGCTCGCGGCGGGCGCCACACAGGTGATCCACACCGCCGACCCGGAGGGCCTGCGCGAGGACGAACTCTGGGAGACCGTCCAGAAGTACGGCGTGAGCGTGCTCTACACCAGCCCCGAGGACATCCGGACCCTGATGCTCTGGGGCGACGAACTCGGCACCCGGCACGACCTGTCCAGCCTGCGCATCCTCGGCACGGTGGGCGCCCGGAGCGGCACCGAGGGCTGGATCTGGTACCGCGATCCGGCCGGCGCCGACGGCGAGGACGGCGAGCCGGACGGATCGGCGAAGTGGGAACTCCGCACCTGCTCCACCCCGTGGGCCGCCC
Protein-coding regions in this window:
- a CDS encoding AMP-binding protein, producing the protein MYGDDMYGNGSGLVYRCVDRHVEAGLGDRVAIHFEGGPGGGRSLSYGRLQQEVARAAEALAERGTAAGDQVAVRAAATPETVVAVLACARLGAVPVPAAPPAAGSAEPAAGGAAGDALAVRRRERAGRTGGADAGCGCARPAEAGAGAEEPVPGGSCAGASPGRPPRAGQPRCCGPESGRTARVHQAAAARRRSGAATPARHLVPEPEPDVDVYWSRFTEGWGSGLPEGVHGPLAAGATQVIHTADPEGLREDELWETVQKYGVSVLYTSPEDIRTLMLWGDELGTRHDLSSLRILGTVGARSGTEGWIWYRDPAGADGEDGEPDGSAKWELRTCSTPWAAPAPGGRRRLYVVR